From the genome of Papaver somniferum cultivar HN1 chromosome 2, ASM357369v1, whole genome shotgun sequence, one region includes:
- the LOC113348479 gene encoding glycerophosphodiester phosphodiesterase GDPDL4-like gives MSIFRALFLVCVLHSVLVSAQRSTRKASPWQTLSGNEPLVIARGGFSGLFPDSSSDAYNSAMLTSVPNLVLWCDVQLTKDEVGICFPDLKLNNATNIEGVSPNTSSTYLVNGVSTEGWFTVDYDMDFLLKNIICKLKIGSRTPKFDGNLYPVLAVEYVAALEPSGLWLNVQHSSFFTQHKLNMRSYVLSVSKRVIVDHISSPEVGFLRSIISRFNRSETKLVFRFLGAGDTEPSTNQTYGSLLKNLTFVKTFASGILVPKSYIWPVNVAQYLLPHTSVVLDAHKQGLKVYASDFANDASFSYSYSYNPTSEYLSFVDNGDFSVDGVLSDFPITASAAIGCFAHLENSSSGQETPKVISHNGASGMFPGCTDLAYSQAITDGANYIDCPVQMTKDGVPVCLSSINLLDGTDVAQSAFGSLSVIIPEIQGNPGIFTFNLTWNLCSVPSILKPVISNPLNEYQLLRNPANKNAGSFVSLADFLMLASCKPLSGVLINIEHAAYLAEKQGLGVTGAVIDVLNKSGYKNQTAQEVIIQSTNKAVLTTFKAQSGYKRMYMVDEDISSIDDSSIEDITSFADSVAISKESIFPSEQLFLTGSTKVVPRLHTFNLSVYGYLFRNEFVSQAWDFFADPIVEINSYVAGGGIDGVITDFPATAASYKKSRCLKTLPPYMLSAPPGGLLPLITTQDLPPAEAPNPVLTDADVSEPPLPPVSKKGDGNVNPSSGGPTPSKSGGPTPSNANVGKMAGFFFSSLSMFFASLLLLIIVI, from the exons ATGTCGATCTTTCGCGCGCTTTTCTTGGTTTGTGTTCTTCATTCAGTATTAGTTTCAGCTCAAAGATCTACTAGAAAAGCTTCTCCATGGCAGACCTTAAGTG GAAATGAACCTTTAGTTATAGCAAGAGGTGGATTTTCAGGTCTGTTTCCCGATTCCAGCTCAGATGCATACAATTCTGCAATGCTCACAAGTGTACCCAATCTTGTTCTTTGGTGTGATGTGCAATTGACAAAGGATGAAGTAGGGATATGCTTCCCTGACTTAAAGCTAAATAATGCTACTAATATTGAAGGTGTTTCACCAAATACAAGCAGCACATACCTTGTCAATGGGGTTTCAACGGAAGGATGGTTCACTGTGGACTATGACATGGACTTCCTGCTAAAAAATATCATCTGTAAGCTAAA GATTGGTTCCCGGACGCCGAAATTTGACGGTAATTTGTATCCTGTCCTAGCCGTTGAATATGTGGCAGCACTAGAACCTTCAGGCTTATGGCTGAATGTTCAG CATAGTTCGTTTTTCACACAACATAAATTGAACATGAGAAGCTATGTGCTTTCAGTATCAAAGAGAGTTATAGTTGACCATATCTCATCACCAGAAGTTGGTTTTCTAAGAAGTATAATATCACGATTTAATAGAAGCGAGACCAAACTGGTATTCCGTTTTCTTGGAGCAGGAGATACCGAGCCATCAACAAACCAGACTTATGGTTCACTTTTGAAGAACCTTACTTTTGTCAAGACTTTTGCCTCTGGAATTCTTGTTCCTAAGAGCTACATATGGCCTGTTAATGTTGCCCAATATCTATTACCTCATACATCGGTTGTTTTGGATGCTCATAAGCAAGGACTGAAAGTTTATGCATCAGATTTCGCTAATGATGCATCTTTCAGCTACAGCTACAGTTATAATCCAACATCTGAGTACCTGTCATTTGTTGACAATGGTGACTTTTCTGTTGATGGTGTACTGTCAGACTTCCCAATAACTGCATCAGCAGCCATAG GTTGCTTTGCTCACCTGGAAAACAGTAGCTCTGGACAAG AAACTCCTAAAGTTATATCACACAACGGAGCTAGTGGAATGTTCCCCGGCTGTACTGATCTTGCATATAGCCAAGCCATTACAGATGGTGCAAATTATATTGACTGTCCTGTTCAAATGACGAAAGATGGAGTCCCTGTTTGCTTAAGCTCTATAAATCTTTTAGACGGAACAGATGTTGCTCAATCAGCTTTTGGCTCTCTCTCTGTTATCATTCCAGAGATTCAAGGAAATCCTGGAATCTTTACCTTCAATCTAACATGGAATCTTTGTAGTGTACCTTCAATCTTGAAAC CGGTAATATCAAACCCGTTAAATGAGTACCAGCTCCTCCGGAATCCAGCAAACAAAAATGCAGGAAGTTTCGTCTCATTGGCTGACTTTTTAATGTTGGCATCGTGCAAGCCACTTTCTGGTGTCTTAATCAACATAGAG CACGCAGCCTATCTTGCGGAGAAGCAAGGTTTGGGCGTCACTGGTGCCGTCATTGATGTTTTAAACAAATCTGGTTACAAGAACCAAACGGCCCAGGAAGTTATTATCCAGTCAACAAATAAAGCAGTTCTGACAACGTTCAAAGCACAATCAGGGTACAAGCGCATGTACATGGTTGATGAGGATATCAGCTCCATCGATGACTCATCCATCGAAGACATAACGAGCTTTGCTGATTCTGTTGCTATCAGCAAAGAATCTATCTTTCCTAGTGAGCAGCTCTTCCTCACTGGTTCCACTAAAGTTGTTCCTAGGCTGCACACTTTTAACCTCTCAGTGTACGGATATCTGTTTAGAAACGAGTTTGTGTCTCAGGCATGGGATTTCTTCGCCGACCCAATCGTGGAGATCAACTCTTATGTTGCGGGAGGTGGGATTGATGGAGTCATCACTGACTTCCCTGCCACAGCTGCATCATACAAAA AGTCTCGGTGTCTAAAAACATTGCCACCTTACATGTTGTCTGCTCCACCTGGCGGTCTCTTGCCACTCATCACCACCCAAGATTTACCCCCTGCTGAGGCTCCAAACCCGGTCTTGACGGATGCTGATGTGTCAGAGCCGCCTTTGCCTCCTGTTTCGAAGAAAGGAGACGGCAATGTGAACCCGTCTTCAGGTGGTCCAACTCCATCTAAATCAGGTGGTCCAACCCCATCGAATGCGAATGTAGGGAAGATGGCAGGGTTTTTCTTTTCATCCCTTTCAATGTTCTTCGCATCTCTTCTGCTACTAATAATAGTGATATGA
- the LOC113348478 gene encoding glycerophosphodiester phosphodiesterase GDPDL4-like: MPGLNPAMSIFRALFLVCVLHSVVTLQVSAQRSTKKASLWQTLSGNEPLVIARGGFSGLLPDSSSAAYSIAMSTSSPSVVLWCDVQLTKDAVGICFPDLKLDNSSSIADFSPNTSSTYFVNGVSTKGWFTVDHDMDFLQNIFLTQGIYSRTNRFDGNMFAIQAVEDVVAQNKPSGLWLNIQHNSFFTQHKLNMRSYVLSVSKSVIVNYISSPEVGFLRSIEARFRTSKTKLVFRFLGAGDTELSTNQTYSSLLKNLTFIKTFASGILVPKSYIWPVTTGQYLLPHTSVVSDAHKQGLEVYASDFANDASFSYNYSYNPLTEYVSFVDNGEFSVDGVLSDFPLTASAAIGCFSHMDNKSSGEATPKVLSHNGASGMFPGCTDLAYNQAIADGANFIDCPVQMTKDGVPVCLTSINLIEGTAVAQSTFGSLSVNIPEIQKNPGIFTFNLTWEEIQTLKPVISNPSFDYQLVRNPANKNAGSFVSLADFLTLALSKPLSGVLINIENAAYLAEKQGLGVIDAVIDVLNKSGYKNQTAQEVIIQSTNKAVLTTFKAQSGYKRMYMVDEDISSIDDSSIKDIKSFADSVAISKESIFPDEQLFLTGSTKVVPRLKSFNLTVYAYLFRNEFVSQAWDFFSDPIVEINSYVMGADIDGVITDFPATAASYKKSKCLEAKELPPYMTPALPGGLLQLVTTQYLPPTEAPNPSFTVADVSEPPLPPVSKQTASDANSTSASGPSPSKSDANVGKIAGVFFSSLSLFFASVLLI, from the exons ATGCCGGGATTAAATCCGGCAATGTCGATCTTTCGCGCGCTTTTCTTAGTCTGTGTTCTTCATTCAGTAGTAACGCTTCAGGTTTCAGCTCAAAGATCTACTAAAAAAGCTTCTTTATGGCAGACCTTAAGCG GAAATGAACCTTTAGTTATCGCTAGAGGTGGATTTTCAGGTCTGCTCCCCGATTCCAGCTCAGCTGCGTACAGTATAGCAATGAGCACAAGTTCACCCAGTGTTGTTCTTTGGTGTGATGTACAATTGACAAAAGATGCAGTAGGGATCTGCTTTCCTGACCTAAAGCTAGATAACTCTTCCAGCATTGCAGATTTTTCACCAAATACGAGCAGCACATACTTTGTTAATGGGGTTTCAACGAAAGGATGGTTTACTGTGGACCATGACATGGACTTCCTGCAAAATATCTTCT TAACTCAAGGAATTTATTCCCGAACAAACAGATTCGATGGTAATATGTTTGCTATCCAAGCCGTTGAAGACGTGGTAGCACAAAATAAACCCTCTGGCTTATGGCTGAATATTCAG CATAATTCATTTTTCACACAACATAAATTGAACATGAGAAGCTATGTGCTTTCAGTATCAAAGAGTGTTATAGTTAACTATATCTCATCACCAGAAGTTGGTTTTCTGAGAAGTATAGAAGCACGATTTAGAACAAGCAAGACCAAACTGGTGTTCCGTTTTCTTGGAGCAGGAGATACTGAGCTTTCAACAAACCAGACTTACAGTTCACTTTTGAAGAATCTTACTTTTATCAAGACTTTTGCCTCTGGAATCCTTGTTCCTAAGAGCTACATCTGGCCTGTTACTACTGGCCAATATCTGTTACCTCATACATCTGTTGTTTCGGATGCTCATAAGCAAGGACTGGAAGTTTATGCGTCAGATTTCGCAAATGATGCATCTTTCAGCTACAACTACAGTTATAATCCTTTGACTGAATATGTTTCATTTGTTGACAATGGCGAATTTTCTGTTGACGGTGTATTATCAGACTTCCCACTAACTGCATCAGCGGCCATCG GATGCTTTTCTCACATGGACAACAAAAGCTCTGGAGAAG CAACTCCTAAAGTTTTATCACACAACGGAGCTAGTGGAATGTTCCCTGGTTGTACTGATCTTGCATATAACCAAGCCATTGCAGATGGTGCAAATTTTATTGACTGCCCTGTTCAAATGACAAAAGATGGAGTCCCTGTTTGCTTAACCTCAATAAATCTCATAGAGGGGACAGCAGTTGCTCAATCAACCTTTGGCTCTCTCTCTGTTAACATTCCAGAGATTCAAAAAAATCCTGGAATCTTTACCTTCAATCTAACATGGGAAGAGATCCAAACCTTGAAAC CGGTAATATCGAACCCGTCTTTTGACTACCAGCTCGTCCGGAATCCAGCAAATAAAAATGCAGGAAGTTTCGTCTCATTGGCTGACTTTTTAACGTTGGCATTGAGCAAGCCACTTTCTGGTGTCTTAATCAACATAGAA aatgcagcCTATCTTGCGGAGAAGCAAGGTTTGGGCGTCATTGATGCCGTCATTGATGTTTTAAACAAATCTGGTTACAAGAACCAAACAGCCCAGGAAGTTATTATCCAGTCAACAAATAAAGCAGTTCTGACAACGTTTAAAGCGCAATCAGGGTACAAGCGCATGTATATGGTTGATGAGGATATCAGCTCCATCGATGACTCGTCCATCAAAGACATAAAGAGCTTTGCTGATTCTGTTGCTATCAGCAAAGAATCCATCTTTCCTGATGAGCAGCTCTTCCTCACTGGTTCCACTAAAGTTGTCCCTAGGCTGAAGTCATTCAACCTCACAGTGTACGCATATCTGTTCAGAAACGAGTTTGTGTCTCAGGCATGGGATTTCTTCTCCGACCCAATCGTGGAGATCAACTCTTATGTTATGGGAGCTGATATCGATGGAGTCATCACTGACTTCCCTGCCACGGCTGCATCATACAAAA AGTCCAAGTGTTTAGAGGCCAAAGAATTGCCACCTTACATGACCCCTGCTCTACCTGGCGGTCTCTTGCAACTCGTCACCACCCAGTACTTGCCACCTACCGAGGCTCCAAATCCGAGCTTTACAGTTGCGGATGTGTCAGAGCCACCATTACCTCCTGTTTCGAAGCAAACAGCCAGCGATGCTAATTCGACTTCTGCAAGTGGTCCAAGTCCATCTAAATCGGATGCAAATGTAGGAAAAATAGCCGGAGTTTTCTTCTCATCGCTCTCGTTATTCTTCGCATCTGTTCTGCTAATATGA